Proteins found in one Brevibacillus brevis genomic segment:
- a CDS encoding sensor histidine kinase encodes MISFEGFTLLILLFILAPIVGAIALLFLFIFEKRIDLLENKNLKIELEKELQQALYNQLNQQIQPHFLFNTLNVILSLARLNRTKELVRALEVLSQFLKFKYKSTEPLISLAREITYTEQYLEIQKLRFGDRLRIQLDCADDLLQASIPPFVLQTLVENAFKHGLERKMGEAIIDIRISRQDDDVLLTVIDNGSSGLTAFQNESEIETEQPHEKSGHGLDNIRRRLHLCFGDHAHLELAPISEGGTLVSVRWPCTYEQIDLR; translated from the coding sequence ATGATAAGCTTCGAAGGTTTCACATTACTCATTCTGCTGTTTATTTTGGCTCCTATCGTAGGAGCTATTGCTTTATTGTTTCTGTTTATTTTCGAGAAGCGGATTGATCTATTAGAAAACAAAAATCTAAAGATCGAGCTGGAAAAAGAGCTTCAGCAAGCGCTCTACAATCAGTTGAATCAACAAATCCAGCCTCACTTCTTGTTTAATACGCTAAATGTCATTCTGAGTCTGGCGCGATTAAACCGAACGAAGGAACTGGTGAGAGCGCTCGAAGTCCTCTCCCAGTTTCTCAAATTCAAATACAAATCCACAGAGCCGTTGATTTCATTGGCGCGGGAGATTACGTACACGGAGCAATATTTGGAGATTCAAAAGCTGCGTTTCGGCGATCGTCTCCGGATTCAGCTAGATTGTGCAGATGATCTCTTGCAGGCATCCATACCGCCATTCGTCTTGCAAACGCTCGTGGAAAACGCATTTAAGCATGGATTAGAACGAAAAATGGGCGAAGCTATCATAGACATCCGCATAAGCCGACAAGATGACGATGTCCTGCTTACGGTCATCGACAACGGTTCTTCCGGACTTACAGCATTCCAGAATGAAAGTGAGATCGAAACCGAACAGCCACATGAGAAGAGCGGTCACGGGTTGGATAACATCCGTAGACGGCTCCACCTTTGTTTTGGTGATCATGCACATCTGGAGCTTGCTCCGATATCTGAGGGAGGAACTCTTGTGTCTGTCAGGTGGCCCTGTACGTATGAACAAATCGATCTGAGGTGA
- a CDS encoding ABC transporter substrate-binding protein, with amino-acid sequence MGFRSWISVALQLTMATALLVGCSQPAATSDSASPSDANGVTLKMVESITSPQRTALLKEMLAQFEAKNPGIKVDLISPPFEGADQKITQMLMAKEELDVLEVREFNAKQFSMNGFIENLKPYTDKWQNYDQLTDVAKRRATWVDKTPYYIPNGLYQRVLYYRTDWFKEAGVEVPKTWDELLVAAKKLTDPAKNRYGYSFRGGGTGWDYALITMWAYNGTEVDPDSAFFMKDGRTLFSTPQSLQAMQYYKQLYKEASPKDSVSWGFQEMVQGFVAGSTAMLIQDPDVIDGAKEKMQEGTWATAPIPLGPSGVAQQVVGGPGWGMTSYSKHKEEAWKLIEFLSDPEQSTHFAKKTSTIPVVKSAAEDEFYKTGYFQPFIEMSQQPTKFLDVSRPVDYKGWGAWQSTADKDIQSFLLDQLTAEDLLKKWDQYWTKEKAERK; translated from the coding sequence ATGGGATTTCGTTCCTGGATTTCTGTGGCGCTCCAATTAACGATGGCGACAGCATTGCTAGTAGGCTGTAGTCAGCCGGCGGCCACTTCTGACTCAGCTTCGCCGTCAGATGCGAATGGCGTCACGCTAAAAATGGTCGAGAGCATTACTAGCCCACAACGAACTGCGCTGTTAAAAGAAATGCTAGCCCAGTTTGAAGCGAAGAATCCGGGGATCAAAGTCGATCTGATTTCACCTCCATTTGAAGGTGCAGATCAGAAGATCACACAGATGCTGATGGCAAAAGAAGAGCTGGACGTACTAGAGGTACGCGAATTCAATGCCAAGCAGTTTTCGATGAACGGCTTTATTGAAAATTTGAAGCCCTACACAGACAAATGGCAAAATTACGATCAGCTGACTGACGTCGCCAAACGTCGAGCCACTTGGGTGGACAAAACTCCTTATTACATTCCGAATGGACTGTACCAGCGCGTTTTGTATTATCGGACAGATTGGTTTAAGGAAGCAGGGGTCGAAGTGCCGAAGACGTGGGATGAGCTGTTGGTCGCAGCCAAAAAGCTGACGGACCCTGCCAAAAACCGCTACGGGTACAGCTTCCGGGGAGGAGGGACCGGGTGGGATTACGCGCTGATCACAATGTGGGCCTACAACGGGACAGAGGTCGACCCTGACTCTGCCTTTTTCATGAAGGATGGACGCACGCTCTTCTCCACGCCACAATCATTGCAAGCCATGCAGTATTACAAACAGCTTTACAAGGAAGCCTCTCCAAAAGATTCTGTGAGCTGGGGCTTTCAGGAGATGGTACAGGGCTTTGTAGCGGGTTCGACTGCCATGTTGATTCAAGACCCTGACGTCATTGATGGAGCCAAGGAGAAGATGCAGGAAGGGACGTGGGCGACTGCTCCGATTCCGCTTGGTCCTTCGGGTGTTGCCCAACAAGTAGTCGGTGGACCGGGCTGGGGAATGACTTCGTACTCGAAGCACAAGGAAGAGGCGTGGAAGCTGATTGAATTCCTCTCTGATCCCGAACAGAGCACTCATTTTGCGAAAAAGACTTCCACCATTCCTGTTGTGAAAAGTGCGGCAGAAGATGAATTTTACAAGACAGGTTACTTCCAGCCGTTTATTGAGATGAGCCAACAGCCGACGAAGTTCCTCGATGTTTCACGTCCTGTGGACTACAAAGGCTGGGGAGCTTGGCAAAGCACGGCGGATAAAGATATTCAGAGTTTTTTGCTCGATCAGCTCACCGCAGAGGACTTATTGAAAAAATGGGATCAATACTGGACAAAAGAAAAAGCCGAGCGAAAGTAG
- a CDS encoding response regulator transcription factor → MNVLLVDDEPLELDQLEYLIQPMFPLWKFYKAADGSKAMAISQKVPLHLAFLDINLPGKSGLVLGEELRAQHKDIELIIVTAYQDFHYAKQSIRLGVVDYITKPVIESELVDILKKYQKSPALSAYTRIISDAMNIIHQKFAEKLNLADLAAEVHINPTYLSRRFHEEVGVSFSEYLMQYRIQMSKKFLIAHPDWSISTVAERTGFNSQHYFSTIFRKVVGKTPKEYRDKGNVS, encoded by the coding sequence ATGAACGTATTACTCGTGGATGACGAACCGTTGGAGCTGGACCAACTCGAGTATTTGATTCAGCCCATGTTCCCCTTGTGGAAATTCTACAAGGCCGCAGATGGCAGCAAGGCCATGGCGATCAGCCAGAAGGTTCCTCTTCATCTCGCCTTTCTGGATATTAATCTTCCGGGGAAATCCGGTCTGGTGCTTGGCGAAGAGCTGAGAGCCCAGCACAAAGACATCGAGCTCATCATTGTAACGGCTTATCAAGATTTTCATTATGCAAAGCAATCGATCCGCCTCGGTGTCGTGGATTACATCACGAAGCCCGTCATTGAGAGCGAGCTGGTCGACATTCTAAAAAAATATCAGAAGAGCCCTGCCCTCTCTGCTTACACCCGAATTATTTCTGATGCGATGAACATCATTCATCAAAAATTCGCGGAGAAGCTGAATTTGGCTGATCTGGCCGCAGAGGTCCATATCAATCCGACGTATTTGAGCCGCCGTTTTCATGAAGAAGTAGGCGTCTCATTCTCTGAGTATTTAATGCAGTACCGCATTCAAATGTCGAAGAAGTTCCTGATTGCTCATCCTGATTGGAGCATATCGACGGTTGCCGAGCGGACTGGCTTCAACAGCCAACACTATTTCAGCACCATTTTTCGCAAGGTAGTGGGGAAAACCCCGAAAGAATACCGGGACAAGGGGAATGTATCTTGA
- a CDS encoding sodium:solute symporter family transporter, whose product MTYLSFREYVVGAAKIGIGLGVVSILARWVTGNTIFGSPEALVKYGIFGGIGFALMGAFALSMFGLLGRKVRRELSEGMTIGDYMRDKLHPFGYWLMIIILLITTIEAMFVQGMAGGVLLNILFGLPIPLGLLCFFGFCVLFAGIGGIRSIHRFAIVQIVITFAAIILIPVYFFVGKGVEHVYNGLRLYHPYLLVLNNNEGLFFIITGLLIGFGQVFVDQASWQRLYMMEEKKIVPTFLVSGLIFATVPLAFSSLIIIVLFTGGFDDIYSLLFDLVRKIDTMILLVLFVLCAFGAIMSAFGAGLHSMISLMVNNVYQLFRPDASERQKIRLGYILAIAIGALSYGLTIYFKPTLLDLLFFFGIMYASLFLPVVVIVLTKGKAPTFILISAVMGFVAGYSSRMYVDPMMAIWIASLCTALVLTAYLSMTWLWKRYIRTPDHTR is encoded by the coding sequence TTGACCTACTTATCGTTTCGCGAATACGTGGTAGGTGCAGCAAAGATCGGCATCGGGCTTGGGGTCGTCTCGATCCTCGCCCGCTGGGTGACCGGAAACACGATCTTCGGTTCACCGGAAGCACTCGTCAAATACGGAATATTTGGCGGGATCGGCTTCGCTTTGATGGGAGCATTTGCCCTCAGTATGTTTGGACTGCTTGGGCGAAAGGTCCGGCGTGAGTTGTCAGAAGGGATGACCATCGGGGATTACATGCGGGACAAGCTGCATCCGTTTGGTTACTGGTTGATGATCATCATCCTTTTGATTACGACGATCGAAGCGATGTTCGTTCAGGGGATGGCTGGGGGCGTATTGCTCAACATCTTGTTTGGCTTACCGATCCCGCTCGGCTTGCTCTGCTTTTTCGGATTTTGTGTGCTGTTTGCAGGCATCGGGGGAATCCGCTCGATCCATCGGTTTGCCATCGTGCAAATTGTCATTACGTTTGCAGCCATTATCCTGATTCCCGTCTACTTTTTCGTCGGAAAAGGTGTCGAGCACGTCTATAACGGGCTGCGCCTGTACCATCCTTACCTTCTGGTGCTCAACAACAACGAGGGTCTTTTTTTTATCATTACCGGACTGTTGATCGGGTTTGGTCAAGTGTTTGTCGATCAGGCATCGTGGCAGCGGCTCTATATGATGGAAGAGAAAAAGATCGTCCCTACCTTTCTGGTGTCCGGGCTCATTTTTGCCACCGTACCCCTGGCGTTTTCCTCGCTGATCATCATCGTCCTTTTTACGGGCGGATTTGATGATATCTACTCGCTGTTGTTTGATCTCGTACGCAAGATTGACACGATGATCTTGCTTGTATTATTTGTCCTCTGTGCCTTTGGAGCAATCATGTCCGCTTTCGGTGCAGGTCTTCATTCCATGATCAGTCTGATGGTCAACAATGTGTATCAGCTGTTCCGCCCAGACGCTTCGGAACGGCAAAAAATCCGTTTGGGCTACATCCTTGCCATTGCCATCGGTGCGCTTTCGTATGGTTTAACGATCTACTTCAAGCCGACCTTGCTGGATTTACTGTTCTTCTTTGGCATTATGTATGCCTCGCTGTTTTTGCCTGTCGTCGTCATTGTTTTGACAAAGGGAAAAGCACCTACTTTCATTTTGATCAGCGCAGTAATGGGATTCGTCGCAGGCTATAGCAGCCGGATGTACGTCGATCCGATGATGGCAATCTGGATTGCCTCCTTATGTACAGCTCTGGTTTTAACGGCCTACTTGTCCATGACCTGGCTATGGAAACGGTACATCCGAACGCCGGATCACACTCGCTGA
- a CDS encoding DoxX family protein, with protein MILIVLQVIVAIFFMFTGTKIISGKMANEFNRFGLPPIFNFLTGFIEIISSIGLIIGIWFSIAALLSGLLLGVTMLVAAFILLVIARDPFPKAIPALVLCILSFLISTYHYLA; from the coding sequence ATGATCCTAATCGTTTTGCAAGTCATTGTAGCGATCTTCTTTATGTTTACAGGTACAAAAATTATTTCCGGTAAAATGGCGAATGAATTCAACCGCTTTGGACTCCCGCCCATCTTTAACTTCTTAACTGGCTTTATCGAGATCATCAGTTCCATTGGCTTGATTATTGGAATATGGTTTTCGATCGCGGCATTATTATCTGGTTTGCTTTTAGGCGTGACCATGTTGGTAGCTGCCTTCATCCTACTTGTGATTGCTAGAGATCCTTTTCCGAAAGCAATACCGGCACTCGTTCTTTGCATTCTCTCCTTTTTAATCTCGACGTATCATTATTTAGCCTAG
- a CDS encoding carbohydrate ABC transporter permease has translation MHREHLGWRTGRAIVLTLFLAFAIFPLYWIIITSLKGQKEIFSLPIQYWPEQVTLINYLEIFQISHFQVYIWNSFLVSLVASAMVVFISMLGGYVLARFSFTGKRQVMFGFLVTQMIPMFIGMAPLYMMMSKMHILNSLFSLMLIYTVMLIPFCTIIMSGFFQRIPNALEEAAMMDGCSRLSALFRVIVPIMLPGIAATFIFAFVQCWNELIMAVLFIDEEPVKTIPVAMNAFIKKYDIEWGAMSAATVLSVIPTMLLFAFCQKYLVEGLTQGAVKG, from the coding sequence ATGCACCGTGAACATCTAGGGTGGAGGACTGGCAGAGCAATTGTCTTGACCTTGTTTCTTGCGTTTGCGATTTTCCCGCTGTATTGGATTATCATTACGTCGCTCAAAGGTCAAAAGGAAATCTTTTCGCTCCCGATTCAATATTGGCCGGAGCAGGTGACGTTGATCAACTACTTGGAGATCTTTCAGATTTCCCACTTTCAGGTGTACATCTGGAACAGCTTTCTCGTTTCCTTGGTCGCTTCGGCTATGGTCGTGTTCATCTCGATGCTCGGCGGTTACGTGTTGGCCCGCTTTTCGTTTACAGGCAAGCGTCAGGTGATGTTCGGATTTCTCGTCACCCAAATGATTCCGATGTTCATAGGCATGGCGCCGTTGTACATGATGATGTCCAAGATGCACATCTTAAACAGCCTGTTTTCGTTGATGCTCATTTACACGGTCATGCTCATTCCGTTTTGTACGATCATCATGTCCGGCTTTTTCCAACGGATACCCAATGCCCTGGAGGAAGCGGCGATGATGGACGGCTGTTCCCGATTGAGCGCCCTGTTTCGCGTCATCGTCCCGATCATGCTCCCCGGAATTGCCGCCACATTTATTTTCGCCTTCGTTCAATGCTGGAACGAGCTGATTATGGCGGTTCTGTTCATTGATGAAGAGCCAGTCAAAACGATTCCCGTCGCGATGAATGCCTTCATCAAAAAATACGATATCGAATGGGGAGCGATGTCGGCGGCTACGGTGCTGTCAGTCATCCCGACGATGCTGTTGTTTGCGTTTTGCCAAAAGTACTTGGTGGAAGGGCTCACACAGGGTGCTGTAAAAGGCTAG
- a CDS encoding DMT family transporter has product MLRSYLLLIFCVTAWGSNFVFGKMLVAEFSPLFLSAMRLLFIVLFLLIWSRGRLKMPKLSRTDWLLLAVLGVVGVFINQWSFYKGLVTADPTTSALILALTPITTALLAALFLKESLTGRMAIGSVIGTSGVLFVIYTGAELHFDVGILWIVLTMLTFATSIILVRLLGHRLPPLVTTLVSNLIGFGSMLPFVLISIPTATVSTSLSSWLLLFVTAVVMHGIVTLIWNSQLQKVGAAKAAMFANLEPFIAMLFGLLLLAKPVTAVQFFGAILIIAGVTLTTTSKEPREKKNLSSLSS; this is encoded by the coding sequence ATGCTACGCTCCTACTTGCTGCTCATTTTTTGCGTAACTGCTTGGGGCAGCAATTTCGTCTTCGGGAAAATGCTCGTCGCCGAGTTTTCTCCGCTCTTTTTGTCAGCTATGCGTCTCTTGTTTATTGTGTTGTTTCTGCTCATCTGGTCCAGAGGACGTCTGAAAATGCCAAAGCTTTCTCGTACGGACTGGCTTTTGCTCGCGGTATTGGGAGTTGTCGGCGTATTCATTAACCAGTGGTCCTTCTACAAAGGGCTCGTTACAGCTGATCCGACCACCTCTGCCCTGATCCTGGCATTGACGCCGATTACTACCGCTCTCTTGGCTGCCTTATTCTTGAAAGAATCACTGACTGGTCGTATGGCAATCGGTTCGGTGATCGGTACATCAGGCGTTTTATTCGTCATTTATACAGGGGCAGAGCTGCATTTTGATGTCGGTATCCTCTGGATTGTGTTGACGATGCTGACATTCGCTACCTCGATCATCCTCGTCAGGTTGTTGGGACATCGACTCCCTCCACTCGTGACGACGCTCGTATCCAATTTGATCGGCTTCGGATCGATGCTGCCTTTTGTCCTGATCAGCATCCCTACGGCTACGGTAAGCACCAGCCTTTCATCCTGGCTTCTCTTGTTTGTCACCGCTGTCGTTATGCACGGCATAGTGACCTTAATCTGGAACAGCCAACTACAGAAGGTAGGGGCTGCCAAAGCCGCGATGTTTGCCAATCTCGAACCATTTATCGCCATGCTTTTCGGCTTATTATTGCTGGCAAAGCCTGTAACAGCCGTACAGTTTTTCGGTGCGATTCTCATCATTGCAGGCGTGACCTTGACTACAACCTCCAAGGAGCCGCGTGAAAAGAAGAACCTCTCCTCACTCTCATCCTGA
- a CDS encoding MarR family winged helix-turn-helix transcriptional regulator gives MELFKLTGFLLHRTDMKMTNYFKKRLKQLEITPEQWGILSVMDGERAITQKELSDAIDRDQTTVVRMIYSLEKKGIVIRTLNDADRRSHNLLLSDKGMELKSKLLPVVTDAHNHVTQNLTDVEIAELHALLDKLYQVVKDE, from the coding sequence ATGGAATTATTCAAGCTGACCGGATTTCTTCTTCACCGTACAGATATGAAAATGACGAACTATTTTAAGAAGAGGTTAAAGCAATTGGAGATCACGCCAGAGCAATGGGGCATTCTCAGTGTCATGGATGGAGAAAGAGCGATCACACAAAAGGAACTTTCGGACGCGATTGACCGCGATCAAACCACCGTCGTCAGAATGATTTACTCGCTTGAAAAAAAGGGAATCGTCATTCGCACTTTAAATGACGCGGATCGACGCTCACATAACTTGTTACTGAGTGACAAAGGGATGGAGCTAAAATCAAAGCTTCTACCCGTTGTTACCGACGCGCATAACCATGTAACACAAAACCTTACCGATGTAGAGATTGCGGAATTGCATGCTTTGCTCGACAAACTCTATCAAGTCGTAAAAGATGAATAA
- a CDS encoding phosphotransferase family protein — MTTTTQAYIQHIQAMYPELTITSAYFNKMGQNNDVLIVNDAYVFRFPKYTAGIEQLKIETSILRTVKPYLSLPIPAPIFLSFAEEIPGRVFAGYPQLEGEPFTREAFQAASRQNSVPTVAAQLAQFLHELHQLPVTALLPELIPGDFDMAKQLTDLYEQIASKLFPAMREQAKKDVAERFEAYLADPAHFDFQPCLTHGDFGTGNILYSPAKQRITGIIDFGGSCVGDPAYDLAGLCASYGESFLQHFTPVYPQLEQVMTRMRFYRSTFALEEALFGLENDDETAYQAGMRDYL, encoded by the coding sequence ATGACAACGACAACGCAAGCGTATATTCAACACATTCAAGCAATGTATCCAGAATTGACCATCACTTCCGCTTACTTTAATAAGATGGGCCAAAACAATGATGTGCTTATCGTCAATGACGCGTACGTGTTTCGCTTTCCGAAATACACCGCCGGAATCGAGCAACTGAAGATCGAAACGAGCATTTTACGCACAGTAAAACCATATCTCTCCCTGCCGATTCCGGCTCCGATCTTTTTGTCCTTTGCTGAGGAAATACCTGGGCGGGTGTTTGCCGGATATCCGCAACTCGAAGGTGAGCCTTTTACCCGAGAAGCTTTTCAAGCAGCCTCGCGTCAAAATTCCGTACCGACTGTCGCTGCCCAGCTGGCACAATTTCTTCATGAACTGCACCAGCTTCCCGTCACCGCCCTGCTCCCGGAGCTTATCCCTGGTGATTTTGACATGGCCAAGCAATTGACTGACCTGTATGAACAGATTGCTTCGAAGTTGTTCCCAGCCATGCGTGAGCAAGCCAAAAAAGATGTGGCAGAGCGCTTTGAAGCATACCTGGCAGACCCTGCTCACTTTGATTTTCAGCCTTGCCTGACTCACGGAGATTTTGGCACAGGGAATATCTTGTACTCCCCAGCAAAACAACGCATCACAGGCATTATCGACTTTGGCGGCTCTTGTGTAGGCGATCCTGCTTACGATCTCGCAGGACTCTGCGCGAGCTACGGGGAATCGTTCTTGCAGCATTTCACTCCGGTGTACCCCCAGCTTGAGCAGGTGATGACTAGGATGAGATTTTACCGCAGTACATTTGCCTTGGAGGAAGCGTTGTTCGGTTTGGAAAACGACGATGAGACAGCGTACCAAGCTGGCATGCGGGACTACCTCTAG
- a CDS encoding carbohydrate ABC transporter permease translates to MDTQKPIVMMTKQVVPEGKKSFRISKEGRFIFLCLLPAILFVSVFTYYPLVRGIIMSFQNYTLFDLMNIQFIGLDNFVNVLTSPDFPRVAMNSFYWVFFSLVFQLLFGFMLALLMRKKFRGRGIYQAFVFFPWAMSGFLIGLIWRWMFNAQFGVINDLLLKTGLIDAPISFLADGTWAMAAVIIANIWYGVAFFAIMILAALQSIPEELYEAAAMDGAGRIQQFWRVTLPYIMPTMLVTILLRVIWILNFPDIIYAMTNGAPAGSTHIFATYMIDKVIFGQDYGQASAVGVIIVVILMLFTIFYVKATKVEKGGDF, encoded by the coding sequence TTGGACACACAAAAACCCATCGTCATGATGACGAAGCAGGTTGTGCCGGAAGGGAAGAAATCGTTCCGAATCTCCAAAGAAGGTCGCTTTATATTTTTGTGCCTCTTGCCCGCCATTTTGTTTGTTTCCGTCTTTACGTATTATCCACTCGTGCGTGGAATCATCATGTCTTTTCAGAACTACACGCTTTTTGATTTGATGAATATTCAGTTCATCGGGCTGGACAACTTTGTGAACGTACTGACAAGCCCGGACTTTCCGCGTGTTGCCATGAACAGCTTTTACTGGGTGTTTTTCTCCCTTGTCTTTCAATTGCTGTTTGGCTTCATGCTGGCCCTCTTGATGCGTAAAAAATTTCGCGGGAGAGGGATATACCAGGCGTTTGTCTTTTTCCCGTGGGCGATGTCCGGCTTTCTGATTGGGCTGATTTGGCGATGGATGTTCAATGCCCAGTTTGGCGTTATTAACGATTTGCTCTTGAAAACGGGTCTGATCGATGCGCCGATCTCCTTTTTGGCGGATGGCACTTGGGCGATGGCTGCGGTCATTATCGCGAACATTTGGTATGGCGTCGCCTTTTTTGCCATCATGATTCTGGCTGCCCTGCAATCGATCCCGGAGGAGCTATACGAAGCGGCGGCGATGGATGGAGCGGGGCGGATTCAGCAATTTTGGCGGGTGACACTGCCGTATATCATGCCTACGATGCTGGTGACGATCCTGTTGCGGGTCATTTGGATTCTCAATTTCCCGGACATTATTTACGCGATGACGAATGGAGCTCCTGCAGGCTCCACGCATATATTCGCTACCTACATGATCGATAAAGTCATCTTTGGACAAGACTACGGGCAAGCGTCGGCTGTGGGTGTCATCATCGTAGTGATTTTGATGTTGTTCACCATCTTCTACGTGAAAGCGACCAAAGTAGAGAAGGGAGGGGACTTCTAA
- a CDS encoding serine hydrolase domain-containing protein, translating into MNHTSVSALEEFVQQFMEKEKVPGLSLGISRNGETIYQKGFGVIDLGTNQPVTPGTIFGIASVTKSFTAAAIMQLVAEGKLSVDDPIRSYLPDLQVKGYIHTDKITIHHLLSHTSGVPPLQRHEELTKLPEHIAYLNEVQFDPLGMPGEYISYSNDMFLLLGAIIERVTGQRYRTYVTERLLAPLEMNRSTYNLEEVARFADVSVPYVKGEEQQLKKVLWPTLGNYEVGGGIRSNVVDLLKYGQLYINAGRYKEQQVVDGALLRAMWQPVHRLTKDAWYGYALKTTPGYAGITLVEHGGGQPGVSSNFGFVPEKGLVVTVLSNLENVPIRNVWLAAVNAALGLSLAHKEDEALLYTPTREELQKLVGTYTSGEGGRLRLFLRDNAPVAEVAGMEYALRASSHDTLIDVQNGQPLRFFFKKQQQAWAVLMGLRMLCRSEDKF; encoded by the coding sequence ATGAACCACACAAGCGTTTCAGCTCTGGAAGAATTTGTGCAACAGTTCATGGAGAAGGAAAAGGTGCCGGGGCTCTCCCTTGGCATCTCCCGGAATGGTGAGACCATCTATCAAAAAGGCTTTGGTGTCATCGATCTGGGAACGAACCAGCCAGTAACACCCGGGACCATTTTCGGCATCGCTTCGGTTACCAAGTCGTTTACCGCTGCCGCCATCATGCAGCTCGTGGCAGAAGGCAAGCTGTCTGTTGACGACCCGATTCGCAGCTACTTGCCTGATCTACAAGTAAAGGGGTACATACATACTGACAAAATCACGATCCACCATTTGCTCTCTCATACTTCAGGGGTTCCGCCACTGCAGCGCCATGAAGAACTGACGAAACTCCCCGAGCATATTGCCTATTTGAACGAAGTCCAATTTGACCCCCTTGGTATGCCGGGTGAGTATATCAGTTACAGTAACGACATGTTTCTTCTGCTGGGAGCCATTATCGAGCGTGTCACTGGGCAGCGCTACCGTACCTATGTAACAGAACGCCTGCTAGCGCCGCTGGAAATGAATCGCTCGACCTATAACCTAGAAGAAGTCGCTCGCTTTGCCGATGTCTCCGTCCCTTATGTCAAAGGGGAGGAGCAGCAACTGAAAAAGGTACTATGGCCCACACTCGGCAATTATGAAGTGGGGGGAGGCATTCGCTCGAATGTCGTCGATTTGCTGAAATACGGTCAGCTCTATATCAATGCCGGGCGTTATAAAGAGCAGCAGGTAGTAGATGGAGCCTTGCTTAGAGCCATGTGGCAGCCGGTTCATCGACTGACAAAAGATGCCTGGTATGGCTATGCGCTCAAAACAACCCCCGGTTATGCAGGAATAACGCTAGTGGAGCATGGGGGAGGTCAGCCCGGAGTGTCGTCGAACTTTGGCTTCGTTCCGGAAAAAGGGCTAGTCGTCACTGTTCTTTCCAACCTGGAAAACGTGCCAATCCGAAACGTCTGGCTGGCTGCCGTGAATGCTGCCCTTGGTTTATCGCTTGCACACAAAGAAGACGAAGCCCTGCTCTATACGCCAACGAGAGAAGAGCTACAGAAACTCGTCGGGACGTACACGTCAGGGGAAGGCGGAAGATTGCGACTCTTCCTTCGAGATAATGCTCCTGTAGCAGAGGTAGCTGGTATGGAGTATGCGTTACGAGCCAGTAGCCACGATACGCTGATCGATGTACAAAATGGACAACCCCTGCGCTTCTTTTTCAAAAAACAGCAACAAGCATGGGCGGTTCTCATGGGGCTGAGAATGCTCTGTAGGAGCGAAGACAAGTTCTAG